AGGGGCGTTTCTGGACCAGCGCGAAAACTACGCTGCGGCAGCGCAATACGCCAAAGGCGAGGCGCTGGACGTTTGCACCTACCAGGGCAGGTTTGCGCTCCACCTGGCGCTGGCCTGCGACAAGGTGACTGCCGTGGACATCTCCCGCGAAGTGCTGGAAGTGGCCGAGCAGAATGAAAAGCTGAACGCGGCCGCGCACAAGAGGGAGATTGAGTGGATTGAAGGTAACGCCTTTGATCTGATGAAAGACTATTCATCCGCTGGCAAGCAGTACGACACAATCGTGCTCGATCCGCCGGCTTTCGCCAAGTCAAAGAAGCATCTGGAATCGGCGATTCGTGGATATAAAGAGCTCAACCTGCGGGCCATGAAAATGCTGCGTCCCGGCGGAGTGCTGGTCACGTGCTCATGCTCATTTGCCGTGAGCGAACAGGACTTTTTTGAGGTGCTAAATGAGGCCGCGCAGGACGCTCACCGCTCTGTCAGGGTGCTGGAAAAACGAACCCAGGCCAAAGACCACCCGATCCTGCTGGGCGTGCCGGAGACGTATTATTTGAAGTGCTTTTTGCTATCCGTGAGCTAAAACCACTAAAATTTCAACCTAAGCAATTGAAAATAATAGGAATATTTTCAGTATTATATACTTGACGCAGAATTATTAACGAGTTAGGATTGCCTCAGTACAAAAGAGGCGACCCAATGAGATTGATTGACGTTCACCAGCGCTTTACTTCGGAACTGCAATGCATCGAACACTTGGTTAACATGCGCTGGCCTCATGGGGTGCGCTGCATTGCCTGTAACTCTGATTGGGTACAGCGGTATGACTCACACGGCAAGACTGGCAAGTTCCGGCGGGTCTACCAGTGCGGAGATTGCGGCAAACAATTCACAGCACAGTCCAATACCCTCTTTCACGATTCCCACCTTCCCTTACAAAAATGGTTCATGGCGATTGCTTTGATGTGCGAGTCCAAAAAGGGCATGAGCGCAAACCAGCTTGCGCGTTCGCTTGGGGTCACTTACAAAACAGCGTGGTACCTGGCCCACCGCATACGCGAAGCAATGACAGACGGTAAGGGAAACATGCTAAGCGGCATCATTGAAATTGATGAAACCTATGTCGGCGGCAAGCGCAGGGGCGTTTACGCTGGTAAGAAAGCTAAGACTCCGGTAATCGGTTTGCGGGAACGTGGCGGCGATCTGAAACTAAGAAAAGTTCCCTACGCAACTTCCGAAGTGGTTAAAGATTTAATGGCAGAGCATGTCAGCAAAGATGCGCGGGTCATTATGACGGATGACAGTGTGATCTATCCGTTTGCGATGAAAGGAACCGGACTCAAACATCGCACAGTCACCCATAGCAAGGGCGAGTATGCGCGATATACAAAGTCCGGTACCATTCACACAAACACTGTCGAGAGCGCGTTTTCACTGCTCAAGCGTGGAATTATTGGAACGTATCACCAGTTAAGCCCTAAGCACATGCAGCGATATCTGCACGAGTTTGAGTGGCGTTTCAATCGTAGAAAAGAGCAGTCCACAATGCATGACATGGTTATGAGAAACCTTGCTAAGAAAAAGGAACTGCCCTACAAAGAACTTACCGCTGGCGTTCCCGCGTGGTAGTGGGGAGTATCATTTAGCCATGAGCGAAAACAAAGAAAAGAATTTTCCTACATTTGTGTGGATGGCTAACGATAACTCACAACAACTAATAAATCTTGGACAGGTGCGCGTAATAGACGAAATCAGTAAAGGGCATTGTCGTCTTGTGTTTTCAGAAAATTATACTCACACTCTTACCGGAGATGGTGCCGACTCTTTAGTTGCACAGATTGTCGCACATTCAGTGACTATAGACGGAACACCTACAGCGGAGTTATGGGCTAAACTTGGAAAATAATTCTGAGATATTTTCCAGCGCTCAAAATGCTCAGACAAAAACTTACGGGCTGTAGGGGTGTTTGGCATCTCAGGTGTGTATGTCAAATGGGGCATATTGAAACCGTAGAAAACCCGCCGCGAAAACAGGCGGGTTTATTTCTTTTGAATTTGTTTATTTGTTGTTTCGTTATTTTTTCGTTGCTTTAAATTCGATATAGAGTTATAAGCAAGTCGGGCCGCGCCAGTGTGCAACCACCGACGCAGCCCTAACCACAAATCACCTTCCTTGAAAGGCGAATCATGGCTGTCTCTAAGGCTACCCGCTCACGCGCAAGAAAGAAAGCCACTCCGTATCAGCGCGTTATGAAGTTTCCAACGGCAAAGGGCAAGATCGTTGCCGAAGTGGAATTATCAATCTCACCCGATTATCGAATCATAGAAATTATCTTTCAGGACAAAACTTCGCTCACGTTCAATCTTGAATCGTGTTTGCAGGTTGTCCCTGAATTGGTAAGTTGGAAATCTGGTAGTTACAAACCGCTCAAACGCTGGCGATCTGTTCACAGCGTTTAAAACCCGACCCGCCGCAAGGCGGGTTTTTACTTGCTGCTCTATAGTAATTCGCACAGCGAAGTGATTTTAGGGGTGACTTTCAATAAGATGTAAAAGCGTGATTATGTAGCTGGAATTTACAGAGAAACTTAGCTCGTGCCGCTTTACCTTGCCAGCCTTGTAATCGTCCCAAACATCAAAGACGCTTTCAAAATCGCTGCGCGGTATTTTTCTAGTCTGTCCATTGCTGGGATTTACTGTTATGGAACTGTGATCTACGCTCACAATTTCAAACACGATTTTGGCTTTTCCTGCCCTGCTCCATGTTGATAATCGCCCAATTGGGCGTAGCCTTTGGATTGCATCCCAGTATTCAGGAAATG
The genomic region above belongs to Terriglobia bacterium and contains:
- a CDS encoding IS1595 family transposase, translating into MRLIDVHQRFTSELQCIEHLVNMRWPHGVRCIACNSDWVQRYDSHGKTGKFRRVYQCGDCGKQFTAQSNTLFHDSHLPLQKWFMAIALMCESKKGMSANQLARSLGVTYKTAWYLAHRIREAMTDGKGNMLSGIIEIDETYVGGKRRGVYAGKKAKTPVIGLRERGGDLKLRKVPYATSEVVKDLMAEHVSKDARVIMTDDSVIYPFAMKGTGLKHRTVTHSKGEYARYTKSGTIHTNTVESAFSLLKRGIIGTYHQLSPKHMQRYLHEFEWRFNRRKEQSTMHDMVMRNLAKKKELPYKELTAGVPAW